The Marinilongibacter aquaticus genome has a window encoding:
- a CDS encoding Crp/Fnr family transcriptional regulator — protein sequence MDKAEILIEELRKYNPKFDDEEMNLGLKHFKKQRFKAKSHILEAGKVSESLWLAKSSVCRCYFIDAEGEEKTIWLEPECLFITDFESFIQAKPSRFSIQFYQDTEVWSITRNELWYLYENYKSWSIFGLKLMETYHVRIHELFTVMFHNNASENYAFIEEYFSDFLKVAPLKDIASMLNLSPVSISRIRSGKQLKTNS from the coding sequence GTGGACAAAGCAGAAATTTTGATCGAAGAGTTGCGTAAATACAACCCCAAATTTGATGATGAAGAAATGAATTTGGGATTGAAACATTTTAAGAAGCAACGGTTTAAGGCCAAAAGTCATATTTTGGAAGCGGGTAAGGTGTCGGAGAGCCTTTGGCTGGCCAAAAGTTCGGTCTGCCGTTGCTATTTTATCGATGCTGAGGGCGAAGAAAAAACAATTTGGCTTGAACCCGAATGCCTGTTCATTACCGATTTCGAAAGCTTTATTCAAGCCAAACCTTCACGTTTTTCCATACAATTTTATCAGGATACAGAGGTGTGGAGCATTACTCGTAACGAACTGTGGTATTTATACGAGAACTATAAATCGTGGTCGATTTTTGGTTTGAAGCTCATGGAGACCTACCATGTACGCATTCACGAGCTGTTTACGGTCATGTTTCATAACAATGCCAGCGAAAATTATGCATTCATTGAGGAGTACTTTTCCGATTTCCTAAAAGTAGCTCCTTTGAAAGACATAGCTTCCATGCTCAACCTTTCGCCCGTTTCGATTTCGCGGATTCGTTCGGGAAAGCAGCTCAAAACGAATTCTTAA
- a CDS encoding 3-keto-disaccharide hydrolase: MKLYSLLALLIAAFTLTSCSSSPKESQDLAIAENAWTVLFDGEQTHDLRGYGIKSFPEGVWYIEEGKLTTNPDTANRDLVTNDEFKNFELEYDWAVDTAANSGVFFHVQEKKAMESGNGNSPNWLDNFEIQILDDLYFPDTAKIRSAGALYDLIIPQNKELKTIGEFNHARLKVKNKHVEHWLNGHKVLDFEIGSKDLNQRIANSKFKDNPDFAVDTVGHIMFQHHGQKVYFKNIRIREI; this comes from the coding sequence ATGAAACTGTATTCTTTGCTGGCCCTATTGATCGCAGCATTTACACTTACTTCTTGCAGTTCTTCGCCGAAAGAATCGCAAGATTTGGCTATTGCCGAAAACGCATGGACCGTACTTTTCGATGGAGAACAAACACACGACCTTCGTGGCTACGGCATTAAGTCTTTTCCCGAAGGCGTTTGGTATATTGAAGAGGGTAAATTGACCACCAACCCCGATACGGCCAACCGCGATTTAGTGACAAACGACGAATTTAAAAACTTTGAACTTGAATACGACTGGGCTGTGGATACGGCGGCCAACTCGGGTGTGTTTTTCCATGTACAAGAGAAAAAAGCCATGGAATCGGGAAATGGAAACAGCCCCAACTGGTTGGACAATTTCGAGATTCAAATTTTGGACGACCTCTATTTTCCAGATACCGCCAAGATTCGCTCTGCCGGGGCTCTGTATGATTTGATTATTCCGCAAAATAAAGAATTGAAAACCATAGGCGAATTCAACCATGCCCGCTTGAAAGTGAAAAACAAACATGTGGAACATTGGCTAAATGGCCACAAGGTTTTGGATTTTGAAATCGGCAGCAAAGACTTGAATCAAAGAATTGCGAACAGTAAATTCAAGGACAATCCAGATTTTGCGGTCGACACAGTAGGCCACATCATGTTTCAACATCACGGCCAAAAAGTGTATTTCAAGAATATACGCATTCGCGAAATCTAA
- a CDS encoding ribonuclease HII produces the protein MLLPSYSTGLKEAGLDEAGRGCLAGPVVAAAVIFPEGFSHPLLNDSKKMEKAQRNELKMLIKEEALAHAIGICSPEEIDTLNILWASIKAMHKAVEQLQISPEHLLVDGNRFKPYMGIPHTCIVKGDGKYQNIAAASILAKTYRDELMEKYAEEFPFYAWERNAGYPTKAHREGIRQHGASPLHRKTFRLLKD, from the coding sequence ATGTTATTACCTTCCTATTCTACGGGTTTAAAAGAAGCGGGCCTCGATGAGGCGGGTCGCGGTTGTTTGGCGGGGCCTGTGGTGGCGGCGGCAGTGATTTTCCCCGAGGGGTTCAGTCATCCGCTGCTCAATGATTCGAAGAAAATGGAAAAGGCTCAACGCAATGAACTGAAAATGCTAATTAAAGAAGAGGCTTTGGCTCATGCCATTGGCATTTGTTCTCCCGAAGAGATTGACACATTGAATATCCTTTGGGCCAGCATTAAGGCCATGCACAAGGCTGTGGAGCAATTGCAGATCAGCCCTGAGCATCTGTTGGTCGATGGCAATCGTTTTAAACCCTATATGGGGATTCCGCATACCTGTATTGTAAAAGGAGATGGCAAATACCAAAATATTGCCGCGGCCAGTATTTTGGCCAAAACCTATAGAGACGAACTGATGGAGAAATACGCCGAGGAATTTCCTTTTTACGCTTGGGAGCGAAATGCCGGATACCCCACAAAGGCCCACCGAGAGGGAATAAGGCAACACGGGGCAAGCCCATTGCACCGCAAAACTTTTCGTTTGCTCAAAGATTAG
- a CDS encoding glutamate synthase subunit beta, producing MGKPTGFLEFDRKPSVKRPIEERKLDYQEVEKPFDGQQTNEQAARCMDCGIPFCHSGCPLGNIIPEFNDAVYEENWKLAYELLSSTNNFPEFTGRICPAPCEASCVLGINKPPVAIEYIEKSIIEKAYEEGWVVPNVPKSRTGKRVAVVGSGPAGMAAASQLNKAGHSVVLFERADQIGGLVRYGIPDFKLNKDIIDRRIQVMEAEGVTFKTSTNVGVDVKGDQLLRDFDAVVLTGGSTVPRDLNIPGRELKGIHFAMEFLSQQNKRVAEAAGKTVDQSVDHQGKAYANGELWATDKNVVVIGGGDTGSDCVGTSNRHKAKSIAQIEIMPMPPKDRAESTPWPQWPMMLRTSTSHEEGVERRWSINTKEFIGDENGNLKALKLVEIEWVRENERMVMKEIPGTEKEVPCELALLAAGFLHPQHEGLLNDLGVEFDQRGNVQAAKYQTSNEKVFAAGDMRRGQSLVVWAISEGREAARAVDEYLMGESFLEAKAVSMISPNYLGV from the coding sequence ATGGGAAAACCAACAGGTTTTTTAGAATTCGATAGAAAACCCTCGGTCAAAAGACCAATCGAGGAAAGAAAATTAGATTATCAAGAGGTGGAAAAGCCTTTTGATGGCCAACAAACAAACGAACAGGCCGCAAGATGTATGGATTGCGGGATTCCGTTTTGCCACAGCGGCTGTCCTTTGGGCAATATCATTCCGGAATTCAACGATGCGGTGTACGAAGAAAACTGGAAATTGGCTTACGAGCTGCTTTCGAGTACAAACAACTTCCCTGAGTTTACCGGTCGTATTTGTCCGGCCCCCTGCGAAGCTTCTTGTGTATTGGGTATCAACAAACCGCCCGTAGCCATTGAATACATCGAGAAATCGATTATTGAAAAGGCCTATGAAGAAGGTTGGGTTGTGCCCAATGTGCCGAAAAGCAGAACGGGCAAAAGAGTGGCTGTAGTGGGCTCTGGTCCTGCGGGAATGGCCGCAGCTTCACAATTGAACAAAGCCGGTCACTCCGTGGTGCTTTTCGAGCGTGCCGACCAAATCGGTGGATTGGTTCGCTACGGTATTCCTGATTTCAAATTGAATAAGGATATCATCGATCGCCGTATTCAGGTGATGGAAGCCGAGGGCGTAACTTTCAAGACGAGCACCAATGTGGGCGTGGATGTGAAGGGCGATCAATTGCTTCGTGATTTCGATGCCGTGGTTTTGACAGGCGGTTCGACTGTGCCACGTGATCTGAATATCCCAGGTCGTGAGTTGAAGGGCATTCATTTTGCCATGGAGTTTTTGAGCCAGCAGAATAAGCGTGTGGCAGAAGCTGCGGGCAAAACTGTGGACCAATCTGTAGATCATCAAGGCAAGGCGTATGCCAATGGTGAGTTGTGGGCCACAGATAAAAATGTGGTTGTTATTGGTGGTGGAGATACGGGTTCCGACTGTGTGGGGACTTCAAACCGTCACAAAGCCAAAAGCATTGCTCAGATCGAAATTATGCCAATGCCACCAAAAGACAGAGCAGAAAGCACACCTTGGCCTCAGTGGCCGATGATGTTGCGTACCAGTACCTCGCACGAAGAAGGTGTGGAACGCAGATGGTCTATCAATACGAAAGAGTTCATTGGTGACGAAAACGGCAACCTCAAAGCTTTGAAATTGGTTGAAATTGAATGGGTGAGAGAAAACGAACGCATGGTGATGAAGGAAATTCCAGGAACCGAGAAAGAGGTGCCTTGCGAATTGGCCCTTTTGGCGGCGGGCTTCTTGCATCCTCAGCACGAAGGTCTTTTGAATGATCTTGGTGTGGAATTTGATCAACGCGGCAATGTACAGGCTGCAAAGTACCAAACGAGCAACGAAAAGGTTTTTGCGGCTGGTGATATGCGTCGCGGACAATCGTTGGTTGTATGGGCAATTTCTGAAGGCCGTGAGGCGGCTCGTGCGGTAGACGAGTACCTGATGGGCGAATCTTTCTTAGAGGCCAAAGCGGTTTCTATGATTTCTCCGAATTATTTGGGTGTTTAA
- the gltB gene encoding glutamate synthase large subunit: MIETQQNQGLYHEEFEHDACGIGFRAHLKGRKSHSIVTDAIQMLERMDHRGACGCDPNTGDGAGLLLQIPHEFYVAESRKNGFKLPGAGEYGVGMIFFPFDQKVREECREIFNRLAKELDFEILGYRKVPTLNDTLGEGSLRVEPWVEQVFIKRPDDIEDVLTFERKLYVLRQYSSGIIKESVKGAKEYYYCSSLSSQTISYKGQLTTEQLKYYFPDLQDPKVVSAFAIVHSRFSTNTFPSWKLAQPFRYIAHNGEINTVKGNVNWIRAAESSFYSEFFSKEEMDMILPICEAGNSDSAMLDNAIELLYLSGRSLPHVMMMLIPEAWDGNTSMDPSRKAFYEYHATIMEPWDGPASISFTDGKIVGATLDRNGLRPSRYWVLNDDTVVMASEAGVLDIDQSTVVSKGRLQPGRMFVVDMEQGRIIPDEELKADICSLQPYQEWIDKYKINIENLPESIRPYTHYSPEKLQKRQITAGFTSEDLRMILGPMASLGKEAIGSMGIDTPLAILSNQSQHLSSYFKQLFAQVTNPPIDSIRERSIMSLISFVGSAENILTESPRHCRQVQLQQPVLTPKEFDKLRFVDYEGFQAKTINTYFFANSDDPGKALAFGLERICRYAEDAIKDGFEILILSDRAVDSDHAAIPSLLATAAVHHYLIRKGLRGNVGIIVEAADVWETHHFATLIGYGAAAVCPYLAFETLTQMNKSGQLDGEFTDGEAYKNYIKASNKELLKIFSKMGISTLQSYQGAQIFECLGLNKSVIDKYFAGTVSRIGGLGINEIAKEVVIRHRVAYPTVDLESVNRLEVGGVYQWKQRGEKHMFNPDTIHLLQQSCRVGEKDIEEGYRVFKKYSKLINDQTRDALTIRGLLRFKQSDSIPLDQVESIEEIFKRFATGAMSFGSISWEAHTTLAIAMNRIGGRSNSGEGGEDEVRYLLDENGDNLSSNIKQVASGRFGVTSYYLSNAKEIQIKMAQGAKPGEGGQLPGHKVDDWIGRVRHSTPGVGLISPPPHHDIYSIEDLAQLIYDLKNANEDARINVKLVSEAGVGTIATGVSKAHADVVLISGYDGGTGASPLSSIRHAGLPWELGLAETHQTLVKNKLRGRIVVQTDGQIRTGRDLAIAALLGAEEFGVATAALVASGCIMMRKCHLNTCPVGIATQRKELRALFSGKPEHVVNMFTYLAMEMREIMAELGFRTINEMVGQVQLLEKRTDIKHWKYKNLDLSKVLYKEPISLDVAQYKQEEQDHGIDLVLDRKMVIDAKPALDNGTPVVAEYKVDNLDRTIGALLSNKVSQKYNGEGLPAGTIHFKYRGTAGQSFGAFATKGLKLELEGDANDYFGKGLCGAELIVYPDRDATFEAEHNMAVGNVSFYGATSGEAFIRGLAGERFAVRNSGARVVVEGIGDHGCEYMTGGLVIVLGETGRNFAAGMSGGLAFVYDKEKNFADKCNPEMVDLEESDEHDLDTLKGMITKHMDATGSTVAKAILDNWATESKNFVKVYPRDYKRIIESRKANEGSLVAA, from the coding sequence ATGATCGAAACTCAACAAAACCAAGGTCTGTATCATGAAGAGTTTGAGCACGATGCCTGTGGTATTGGTTTTCGAGCCCACTTGAAAGGCCGGAAATCACACAGCATAGTGACAGACGCCATTCAGATGCTAGAACGTATGGATCACCGCGGTGCATGCGGCTGTGACCCTAACACTGGCGATGGTGCGGGGCTTTTACTTCAAATCCCTCACGAGTTTTATGTGGCCGAAAGCCGAAAGAACGGGTTTAAGCTACCCGGTGCAGGCGAGTATGGTGTGGGTATGATATTTTTTCCCTTCGACCAAAAGGTGAGGGAAGAATGCCGTGAAATCTTCAACAGGTTGGCCAAGGAATTGGACTTCGAGATTTTGGGATACAGAAAGGTACCCACATTGAACGATACATTGGGAGAGGGCTCGCTAAGGGTTGAACCTTGGGTTGAGCAAGTATTTATCAAAAGACCAGACGATATTGAAGATGTATTGACCTTTGAACGCAAGCTTTACGTGTTGCGTCAGTACTCTTCGGGTATAATCAAAGAATCGGTAAAAGGGGCCAAAGAGTACTACTATTGCTCTAGCCTTTCTAGCCAAACGATCTCGTACAAAGGGCAGTTGACCACCGAGCAGCTGAAATATTATTTCCCCGATTTGCAGGATCCAAAAGTGGTTTCGGCTTTTGCCATCGTACACTCACGTTTTTCAACCAATACTTTCCCTTCTTGGAAATTGGCTCAGCCTTTCCGCTACATCGCCCACAATGGCGAGATCAATACGGTGAAAGGGAACGTGAACTGGATTCGTGCAGCAGAAAGCTCATTCTATTCCGAATTCTTCAGCAAGGAAGAAATGGACATGATCCTTCCGATTTGCGAAGCAGGAAATTCGGATTCGGCCATGCTGGACAACGCCATCGAGCTTTTGTACCTTTCTGGCCGCTCGCTGCCACATGTAATGATGATGCTTATTCCAGAAGCTTGGGATGGCAATACAAGCATGGATCCTTCACGAAAGGCTTTCTACGAATATCACGCGACCATCATGGAGCCTTGGGATGGCCCGGCTTCTATCTCTTTTACCGATGGTAAAATTGTAGGGGCAACCTTGGATAGAAACGGTCTTCGCCCTTCGCGTTACTGGGTGTTGAACGACGACACCGTGGTGATGGCTTCAGAAGCAGGTGTGTTGGATATCGACCAATCGACAGTGGTTTCGAAAGGGCGTTTGCAGCCCGGCCGTATGTTTGTGGTGGATATGGAGCAGGGAAGAATTATTCCTGACGAAGAGTTGAAAGCCGATATTTGCAGCCTTCAACCTTATCAAGAATGGATCGATAAATACAAGATCAACATTGAGAATCTTCCTGAATCGATTCGTCCGTATACGCATTACAGTCCAGAAAAATTACAGAAACGTCAAATTACGGCGGGCTTTACTTCCGAAGATTTGCGTATGATTTTGGGGCCAATGGCTTCTTTGGGCAAAGAGGCGATCGGCTCAATGGGAATTGATACGCCTTTGGCTATTCTTTCCAACCAAAGCCAGCATTTGTCTTCTTATTTCAAGCAATTGTTTGCCCAGGTAACCAACCCGCCTATCGACTCGATTCGTGAAAGATCGATCATGTCTTTGATTTCTTTCGTGGGTTCTGCGGAAAATATTCTCACCGAATCGCCAAGGCATTGCCGTCAGGTGCAATTGCAACAGCCGGTATTGACGCCTAAAGAATTCGACAAACTGCGTTTTGTAGATTATGAAGGCTTTCAGGCGAAAACAATCAATACGTATTTCTTTGCCAATTCCGATGATCCCGGAAAAGCCCTTGCTTTTGGTTTGGAACGTATTTGTCGCTACGCGGAAGATGCAATCAAAGATGGTTTCGAAATCCTAATTCTTTCAGACCGTGCGGTAGATTCTGATCACGCGGCTATTCCATCATTGTTGGCTACGGCAGCGGTACACCATTACCTTATTCGCAAAGGTTTGCGAGGCAATGTGGGTATCATTGTGGAAGCGGCAGATGTATGGGAAACGCATCATTTTGCAACTTTGATCGGATACGGTGCCGCAGCGGTTTGTCCGTATTTGGCTTTTGAAACATTGACCCAGATGAACAAGTCTGGTCAGCTCGACGGCGAATTTACCGACGGAGAAGCATACAAAAATTACATCAAAGCTTCGAATAAAGAATTGCTGAAGATCTTCTCGAAAATGGGAATTTCAACCTTGCAATCTTATCAAGGAGCTCAGATTTTCGAGTGTTTGGGCTTGAATAAATCTGTAATCGATAAATATTTTGCAGGTACAGTTTCGCGAATTGGCGGTTTGGGAATCAACGAAATAGCCAAAGAAGTGGTGATTCGCCACCGTGTGGCTTACCCAACGGTCGATTTGGAATCTGTAAACCGTTTGGAAGTCGGGGGTGTGTATCAGTGGAAACAACGTGGTGAAAAACACATGTTCAACCCCGATACGATTCATTTGCTTCAGCAATCTTGTCGCGTAGGCGAAAAGGATATAGAAGAAGGATATCGGGTTTTCAAGAAATATTCGAAGTTGATCAACGATCAAACTCGTGATGCATTGACCATCAGAGGGCTTCTTCGTTTCAAACAATCCGATTCGATTCCTTTGGATCAAGTAGAATCGATAGAAGAAATCTTCAAACGCTTTGCCACAGGGGCCATGTCTTTTGGTTCGATCTCTTGGGAAGCACACACCACCTTGGCCATTGCAATGAACCGCATTGGCGGCCGCTCGAATTCGGGCGAAGGTGGAGAGGACGAAGTACGCTATCTTTTGGATGAAAACGGCGACAACCTTTCTTCGAATATCAAACAAGTAGCCTCGGGCCGATTTGGCGTAACGAGCTACTATTTGTCGAACGCCAAAGAAATCCAGATCAAAATGGCTCAGGGTGCCAAACCCGGAGAAGGTGGACAATTGCCGGGCCACAAGGTAGACGATTGGATCGGTCGCGTACGTCACAGTACACCGGGTGTAGGTTTGATTTCTCCGCCACCGCACCACGATATCTACTCAATCGAAGATTTGGCTCAATTGATTTATGACCTGAAAAACGCCAATGAAGATGCCCGTATCAATGTGAAACTGGTCTCTGAAGCAGGTGTAGGCACTATCGCCACGGGCGTATCCAAAGCTCATGCAGATGTGGTGTTGATCTCGGGATACGATGGAGGAACAGGGGCTTCGCCACTTTCTTCTATTCGTCACGCGGGTTTGCCTTGGGAACTTGGTTTGGCGGAAACGCACCAAACTTTGGTGAAAAATAAATTGCGTGGACGTATCGTCGTGCAAACGGATGGACAGATCAGAACAGGACGCGACTTGGCTATTGCAGCCTTGTTGGGTGCCGAAGAATTTGGTGTGGCCACAGCGGCTTTGGTTGCTTCGGGTTGTATCATGATGCGGAAATGTCATTTGAATACTTGTCCGGTGGGCATCGCCACGCAACGCAAAGAGTTGAGAGCTCTTTTCAGCGGAAAACCAGAGCACGTGGTGAACATGTTTACCTATTTGGCTATGGAAATGCGTGAAATCATGGCAGAATTGGGCTTCCGTACCATCAACGAAATGGTGGGTCAGGTGCAATTGCTCGAGAAACGCACGGATATCAAGCATTGGAAATACAAAAACTTGGATCTTTCTAAAGTCTTGTACAAAGAACCGATCTCTTTGGATGTGGCTCAGTACAAACAAGAAGAGCAAGATCACGGTATCGATTTGGTTTTGGACCGCAAAATGGTCATCGACGCCAAGCCTGCATTGGACAACGGTACCCCAGTGGTAGCCGAATACAAAGTGGATAACTTGGACAGAACCATCGGTGCTTTGCTTTCGAATAAAGTATCGCAAAAATATAACGGCGAAGGGCTTCCTGCGGGAACCATTCATTTCAAATACCGCGGAACAGCGGGGCAATCTTTCGGTGCATTTGCCACCAAAGGTTTGAAATTGGAATTGGAAGGCGATGCCAACGATTACTTTGGCAAAGGCCTTTGTGGAGCAGAATTGATTGTTTATCCAGATCGTGATGCCACTTTCGAAGCCGAGCACAATATGGCGGTAGGAAACGTATCCTTCTACGGAGCGACTTCGGGCGAAGCCTTTATTCGCGGATTGGCCGGAGAGCGTTTCGCCGTACGAAACTCAGGTGCTCGTGTGGTGGTCGAAGGGATTGGCGATCACGGATGCGAATACATGACTGGCGGCTTGGTGATTGTGTTGGGTGAAACCGGACGCAACTTTGCCGCGGGTATGAGCGGTGGTTTAGCCTTTGTGTACGACAAAGAGAAGAACTTTGCCGATAAATGTAATCCTGAAATGGTAGACCTTGAAGAAAGCGACGAGCACGATTTGGATACCTTGAAAGGCATGATTACCAAACATATGGACGCTACAGGAAGTACAGTAGCCAAAGCCATTTTGGACAATTGGGCCACAGAATCCAAAAACTTTGTGAAGGTTTATCCGCGTGATTACAAACGCATTATCGAATCTCGCAAAGCGAACGAAGGCTCTTTGGTAGCCGCTTAA
- a CDS encoding sulfate adenylyltransferase subunit 1, with product MDILRIATAGSVDDGKSTLIGRLLYETKSITKDKIEALEAASKRKGLDFTDLSLLTDGLIAEREQGITIDVAHIYFNTPQRKYIIADTPGHFEYTRNMVTGASNASVSIILIDSRNGVSEQTKRHYYISSLLRVEEVIVAVNKMDLVGYDQSRFEEIKADFEAAVGKSGFEGQKITFIPISSLYGENITTKSKEMPWYGGDSLLSVLEGIENRQQRVGSEKVPARMGVQHVIRPKTEEYHDYRGYAGRISSGDLAVGDEVVALPGRQSSKIKTIEKFETQLQHAVAGDSVAVTLEDDIDVSRGNMLVKAGEEPEGRKALSAKVCWMDGTPMSAGKNYILQHGVNAQKAKVVSIDSVLDVEHLTESSERSEIALNEIGLIQLKTAGEIFADAYMDNPANGAFILIDPMSNNTVGLGFVQ from the coding sequence ATGGACATATTAAGGATAGCTACGGCAGGCTCTGTAGACGACGGAAAAAGTACACTGATCGGCCGCTTGCTCTACGAAACAAAATCGATTACAAAAGACAAGATCGAAGCCCTGGAGGCGGCTTCCAAACGCAAAGGTTTGGATTTTACCGATCTTTCCTTGCTGACAGACGGCCTGATTGCCGAAAGAGAGCAGGGGATTACCATCGATGTGGCCCATATTTATTTCAATACGCCGCAAAGAAAGTACATCATTGCCGATACACCGGGCCATTTCGAATATACGCGAAATATGGTGACTGGAGCCAGCAATGCCTCAGTGTCGATTATTTTGATTGATTCGCGGAACGGCGTTTCTGAACAAACCAAAAGGCACTATTATATCAGTTCGCTTCTTCGTGTTGAGGAAGTGATCGTGGCTGTCAACAAGATGGATTTGGTAGGTTACGATCAATCACGTTTTGAAGAAATAAAAGCGGATTTTGAAGCGGCTGTGGGCAAATCTGGATTCGAAGGACAGAAGATCACGTTTATTCCGATCTCTTCGCTTTATGGAGAGAATATCACCACAAAGTCGAAAGAAATGCCTTGGTACGGTGGCGATTCTTTGCTTTCAGTATTGGAGGGCATTGAAAACCGTCAGCAGCGTGTGGGCAGTGAAAAAGTGCCGGCTCGAATGGGCGTACAGCATGTGATCCGTCCGAAAACTGAAGAATATCACGATTACAGAGGATACGCTGGCCGTATTTCCAGCGGCGATCTCGCTGTGGGCGACGAAGTGGTGGCTTTGCCGGGGCGTCAATCTTCGAAAATCAAGACCATCGAAAAGTTTGAAACCCAATTGCAGCATGCTGTGGCGGGTGATTCGGTGGCCGTTACGCTTGAAGACGATATTGATGTAAGCAGAGGCAATATGTTGGTGAAGGCAGGCGAAGAGCCCGAAGGGAGAAAGGCCCTTTCGGCAAAAGTGTGCTGGATGGACGGCACGCCGATGTCGGCGGGTAAAAATTATATCCTACAGCATGGAGTGAACGCCCAAAAAGCCAAGGTGGTGTCCATCGATTCGGTGTTGGATGTCGAGCACCTTACGGAATCTTCGGAGCGTTCAGAAATCGCTCTGAACGAAATCGGTTTGATACAATTGAAAACGGCAGGTGAGATTTTTGCCGACGCCTATATGGACAATCCAGCGAATGGAGCTTTTATTCTCATCGACCCCATGAGCAACAATACAGTGGGTCTTGGTTTTGTCCAATAA
- the cysD gene encoding sulfate adenylyltransferase subunit CysD, whose protein sequence is MREVAAQFERPAILFSGGKDSITLVRLAQKAFYPGKIPFPLVHVDTGHNFPETIEFRDKLVAELGLELIVGLVEDDIRAGNVKEETGKYASRNALQTVTLLNTIERNKFDACIGGARRDEEKARAKERIFSVRDDFGQWDAKKQRPEMFDMLNGRIEIGENVRVFPISNWTELDVWNYIKEEAMDIPSIYFAHQRQVFDRDGMIWSDSEFINKSEDEVPYEKTVRFRTVGDMTCTAAVDSTADNIDTIIDEILEAEISERGARIDDKRSEAAMEKRKQQGYF, encoded by the coding sequence ATGCGAGAGGTGGCGGCCCAGTTCGAGCGTCCGGCCATTTTATTTTCAGGCGGAAAGGACTCGATCACCTTGGTACGTTTGGCCCAAAAGGCCTTCTATCCGGGTAAAATCCCTTTTCCGCTCGTGCATGTGGATACGGGGCACAATTTCCCAGAAACCATTGAGTTTCGCGATAAACTGGTGGCCGAGCTTGGTCTTGAGTTGATCGTGGGTCTTGTGGAAGACGATATTCGTGCCGGTAACGTGAAAGAAGAAACGGGCAAGTACGCCAGCCGGAACGCCTTGCAGACCGTTACTCTCCTGAACACCATAGAACGCAACAAGTTCGACGCCTGCATTGGCGGTGCCCGCCGCGACGAGGAAAAGGCCCGTGCCAAAGAGCGTATCTTCTCTGTGCGTGACGACTTCGGTCAGTGGGATGCCAAAAAGCAACGCCCCGAAATGTTCGACATGTTGAACGGCCGTATCGAAATCGGAGAGAACGTGCGTGTATTCCCGATCTCGAACTGGACCGAACTGGATGTGTGGAATTACATCAAAGAGGAGGCAATGGATATTCCTTCAATCTATTTTGCTCACCAACGTCAGGTTTTCGATCGCGACGGCATGATCTGGTCGGATTCTGAGTTCATCAACAAATCGGAAGATGAGGTGCCTTACGAAAAAACAGTGCGTTTCCGCACCGTGGGCGACATGACCTGTACGGCCGCAGTAGATTCCACCGCAGACAACATCGATACCATAATCGACGAAATTCTGGAAGCCGAAATTTCGGAGCGTGGAGCACGTATTGATGACAAACGCTCTGAGGCGGCGATGGAAAAAAGAAAACAACAAGGATATTTTTAA
- a CDS encoding phosphoadenylyl-sulfate reductase: MEELKKLSLEERLKWVVENHTDIVFSSSFGQEDQAIAHAIFANDLPIEVFTLDTGRHFPETYEVMDKTKARYKKEFTTYFPDTAMVEELVKAKGFHSFYNSVEDRKECCFIRKIVPLRRALKGAKVWITGLRAEQSENRHDMPIWEWDEANQVYKFNPIIDWTFETLEEYLKENKVPQNSLHKKGFVSIGCGPCTRAIMEGEEPRAGRWYWEESKKECGLHAS; encoded by the coding sequence ATGGAAGAGTTGAAAAAATTAAGCTTGGAAGAGCGATTGAAATGGGTGGTGGAAAACCATACAGATATTGTTTTTTCGAGCTCGTTTGGGCAGGAAGATCAAGCGATAGCTCACGCTATTTTCGCCAACGATTTGCCCATTGAAGTGTTTACATTGGATACGGGACGCCATTTTCCGGAAACCTACGAGGTGATGGACAAGACAAAGGCCCGATATAAAAAAGAATTTACGACCTATTTCCCGGATACCGCGATGGTCGAAGAATTGGTGAAGGCCAAAGGCTTTCATAGCTTTTACAATTCGGTAGAAGACCGGAAGGAATGCTGTTTCATTCGGAAAATAGTACCTTTGCGGCGAGCTTTGAAAGGGGCAAAGGTATGGATCACCGGTTTGCGTGCCGAACAGAGCGAAAACAGGCACGATATGCCCATTTGGGAGTGGGATGAGGCCAATCAGGTGTACAAATTCAATCCGATTATCGATTGGACTTTCGAAACTCTTGAAGAATACCTGAAAGAAAACAAAGTGCCGCAGAACAGCCTGCACAAAAAAGGATTTGTGAGTATCGGCTGCGGCCCATGTACCCGGGCAATAATGGAGGGCGAAGAGCCGCGGGCAGGGCGTTGGTACTGGGAAGAGTCGAAAAAAGAATGTGGGCTTCATGCCTCGTAA